From the genome of Nocardia sp. NBC_01503, one region includes:
- a CDS encoding response regulator transcription factor: MRVLVVDDEASVRAALVRALDSEGYDTRAAADGASALTEIARWQPEAVVLDVLMPFMDGLTTCRTLRGRGDRTPILMLTARDAVSDRIQGLDAGADDYLVKPFDLDELLARVRALLRRTYPEDGVLLSAGDLVMDTGAHTVKRGRREIELSRTEFALLEVLLRNAGQALPRETLIDRVWGHQSSNSLEVYIRYLRRKIEAPEEIPLIHTVRGIGYRLGAA; encoded by the coding sequence GTGCGGGTATTGGTGGTCGACGACGAAGCCTCGGTGCGGGCGGCGCTGGTGCGCGCCCTGGACAGCGAAGGGTATGACACCCGCGCCGCCGCCGATGGCGCGAGTGCGCTGACGGAGATTGCCCGTTGGCAGCCGGAGGCGGTGGTCCTGGATGTGCTCATGCCGTTCATGGATGGGCTGACCACCTGCCGCACGCTGCGCGGGCGCGGGGATCGCACCCCGATTCTCATGCTCACCGCACGGGACGCGGTCTCGGATCGGATCCAGGGCCTGGACGCGGGGGCCGACGACTATCTGGTGAAACCGTTCGATCTGGACGAATTGCTGGCCCGGGTGCGGGCGCTGCTGCGGCGCACCTATCCCGAGGACGGCGTACTGCTGTCGGCCGGGGATCTGGTCATGGATACCGGTGCGCACACCGTCAAGCGGGGCCGTCGCGAAATCGAGCTCAGCCGAACCGAATTCGCGCTGCTGGAGGTGCTGTTGCGCAATGCCGGACAGGCGCTGCCCCGGGAGACGCTCATCGATCGGGTATGGGGGCATCAGTCCTCGAATTCGCTGGAGGTCTACATCCGCTATCTGCGACGGAAAATTGAAGCGCCGGAAGAGATCCCGCTGATTCATACCGTGCGCGGGATCGGCTATCGGCTGGGCGCGGCGTGA
- a CDS encoding flavin-containing monooxygenase, producing the protein MAVIGAGPGGIAAGVKLKQADVTDFVILERADEIGGSWNENHYPGLEVDIPSIAYQYSFARNPNWSRLFAPGAEVKQYHMEVARRFGLYPHVRFGVNVLSEEWDERNHRWNLHIEGGKVITARFVVSAVGAFITPKQDPGIAGLADYRGKMQRPSEWDHDYDLTGKRVAIIGTGASSVQITPSIAGEVGSLSVFQRTPVWCIPKPNPRIPEAVKLVLRTPGLQAATHGVVLVAVDVLLRAMSNAPMSVVEPTMRTVDAAAIAGYRGLLRMMVRDPRTRAALTPDYGPIAKRPTANTGYLLSFNRDNVELVTTPIERFTENGIRTTDGTEREFDMIVLATGYHVFSDPETYTPGMVVGQDGMDLGKFYAENGLQAYESVSLPSLPNRWTLVGPYSWSGSGWHAFVEMTADHAVRAISEARRRGATFVAVRQDAHDAYHRDIYRHGAAMRFYLAELNAHVPTYYRNSQGDSTYIRPSGFFRARRGHRRFPFSDYRFELRRPQAPAASTAGETGAVAGGS; encoded by the coding sequence GTGGCCGTTATCGGCGCGGGCCCCGGTGGTATCGCCGCCGGGGTCAAGCTGAAGCAGGCCGACGTCACCGATTTCGTCATTCTCGAGCGCGCCGACGAGATCGGCGGCAGCTGGAACGAGAACCACTATCCGGGCCTGGAAGTCGATATCCCGTCGATCGCCTACCAGTACTCCTTCGCGCGAAACCCCAACTGGAGCAGGCTTTTCGCCCCCGGCGCGGAGGTCAAGCAGTACCACATGGAGGTGGCGCGGCGCTTCGGGCTGTATCCGCATGTGCGGTTCGGCGTGAATGTGCTGAGCGAGGAGTGGGATGAGCGGAACCACCGATGGAACCTGCATATCGAGGGCGGCAAGGTCATTACCGCGCGCTTCGTGGTGAGTGCGGTCGGTGCGTTCATCACCCCTAAACAGGACCCGGGAATCGCGGGTCTGGCCGATTACCGGGGCAAAATGCAACGCCCCTCGGAGTGGGATCACGACTACGACCTGACCGGTAAGCGGGTCGCGATTATCGGCACCGGCGCGAGTTCGGTGCAGATCACCCCGTCCATCGCGGGCGAGGTGGGCAGTCTGTCGGTCTTCCAGCGCACGCCGGTGTGGTGTATTCCCAAGCCCAATCCCAGGATTCCCGAGGCGGTGAAGTTGGTCCTGCGCACCCCCGGGCTCCAGGCCGCCACGCACGGCGTGGTGCTGGTGGCCGTCGATGTGCTGCTGCGGGCCATGTCCAACGCCCCCATGTCGGTGGTCGAACCGACCATGCGCACGGTCGATGCCGCGGCCATCGCGGGCTATCGCGGACTGCTGCGCATGATGGTGCGCGATCCGCGCACGCGTGCCGCGCTGACCCCCGACTACGGTCCGATCGCCAAGCGGCCCACCGCGAATACCGGGTATCTGCTCAGCTTCAATCGCGACAATGTGGAGTTGGTGACCACGCCCATCGAGCGATTCACCGAGAACGGTATTCGCACCACCGATGGCACCGAGCGCGAATTCGACATGATCGTGCTGGCGACCGGATATCACGTCTTCTCCGATCCCGAGACCTATACACCCGGCATGGTGGTCGGGCAGGACGGGATGGATCTGGGCAAGTTCTACGCCGAGAACGGACTTCAGGCTTACGAGAGTGTGTCGCTGCCGAGTCTGCCGAATCGGTGGACGCTGGTCGGACCGTATTCGTGGTCCGGGAGCGGCTGGCATGCCTTCGTGGAGATGACGGCCGACCATGCGGTGCGGGCCATTTCCGAGGCGCGGCGACGGGGTGCGACCTTCGTCGCCGTTCGACAGGACGCGCACGACGCCTATCACCGCGATATCTACCGGCACGGTGCGGCGATGCGCTTCTATCTGGCCGAGCTCAATGCCCATGTGCCGACGTACTACCGGAATTCGCAGGGCGACAGCACCTATATCCGCCCCTCGGGCTTCTTCCGTGCCAGGCGCGGACATCGGCGATTCCCCTTCTCCGATTATCGATTCGAGCTGCGGCGGCCGCAGGCGCCCGCCGCCTCGACCGCTGGCGAAACCGGCGCGGTAGCAGGTGGATCATGA
- a CDS encoding MBL fold metallo-hydrolase, whose product MAHIDHATTSGTFTLDGETFEVENNVWVVGDDLECVIIDAPHSVPAILDVVGARKVRAILATHAHDDHIRVAPELAEATGAPILLHPEDLVLWRLTHPEIEPDGELADEQVIEIGGTELHVLHTPGHAPGAVCFYSADMGAVFTGDTLFQGGPGATGRSYSDYDTIVASIADRLLSLPPETLVHTGHGGSTTIGAEAPQLEEWRQRVS is encoded by the coding sequence ATGGCGCATATCGATCACGCCACCACCTCGGGCACCTTCACCCTCGATGGCGAGACCTTCGAGGTGGAGAACAATGTCTGGGTCGTCGGCGACGACCTGGAGTGCGTCATCATCGATGCGCCGCACAGTGTTCCGGCGATCCTCGATGTGGTCGGCGCTCGCAAGGTACGGGCCATTCTGGCCACGCACGCACACGACGACCATATTCGCGTCGCCCCCGAACTGGCCGAGGCCACCGGTGCGCCGATCCTGCTGCATCCGGAGGATCTGGTGCTGTGGCGGCTCACCCACCCGGAGATCGAGCCCGATGGCGAGCTGGCCGATGAGCAGGTGATCGAGATCGGCGGCACCGAGCTGCACGTCCTGCACACCCCGGGCCACGCCCCGGGTGCGGTCTGTTTCTACTCCGCCGATATGGGCGCGGTCTTCACCGGCGACACCCTCTTCCAGGGCGGTCCCGGCGCGACCGGCCGGTCGTACTCCGATTACGACACCATTGTCGCCTCCATCGCCGATCGCCTGCTGAGCCTGCCGCCGGAGACCCTGGTGCATACCGGGCACGGTGGCTCGACCACCATCGGGGCCGAGGCCCCGCAGCTCGAGGAGTGGCGTCAGCGCGTCAGCTGA
- a CDS encoding DUF6817 domain-containing protein has translation MSASNMSIPQRDRIEQFLTEHGADRIPHPGGTLLAHLKRVAGLLADWDAADHIQLAGLCHATYGTDGFGQSLLDIADRPMLVNLIGEPAEALVYFYASCDRGAVYSRLADDKVLFRDRFTGTEEYAEPRDLSAFMEITAANELDVMTQNSELAARHGVALHELFGRTRHHLSPKAWHDCHAQLPPVTP, from the coding sequence GTGAGCGCCTCCAATATGTCCATCCCGCAACGGGATCGAATCGAGCAGTTTCTCACCGAGCACGGTGCGGACCGCATCCCGCATCCGGGCGGCACCCTGCTGGCGCATTTGAAACGGGTCGCCGGACTACTCGCCGACTGGGATGCGGCCGACCATATTCAGCTGGCGGGGCTGTGCCATGCCACCTACGGGACCGACGGATTCGGACAGTCGCTGCTCGATATCGCGGATCGGCCGATGCTGGTGAATCTGATCGGGGAGCCCGCCGAGGCGCTGGTGTACTTCTATGCCAGCTGCGATCGCGGGGCCGTGTATTCGCGGCTCGCCGACGACAAGGTGCTCTTCCGTGACCGCTTCACCGGGACCGAGGAGTACGCGGAGCCGCGGGATCTGAGCGCGTTCATGGAGATCACCGCCGCGAACGAACTCGATGTCATGACACAGAATTCGGAGTTGGCGGCGCGGCACGGTGTGGCGCTGCATGAGCTGTTCGGGCGCACCCGGCATCACCTGTCGCCGAAGGCCTGGCACGACTGCCACGCCCAACTTCCGCCCGTCACACCCTGA
- a CDS encoding endonuclease/exonuclease/phosphatase family protein, giving the protein MKQATRSTGRVVVFAGAAALLTLMLIGHTWIPDTDGLGVAIDTAAPWLGALIPILAVVAVLCRCPAGAVAALAPLLAWTYLFGSWWAPVPGTHPVSTSASVRIVSQNLFAANTTPLATARALAAIDADIIAVQELGGTNREPALRILDDIYPYRTESGTVGLWSRYPISDTTPVDVGVDWHRGLRTHITTPAGDLVVYVVHLPSIRPGDTATRNRGLALLSRELTADRAEHIVVAGDFNTASTDRHWTAFAPGYRDIHSGAAFTWPAAFPLARLDHILVRGLKITGTSVSRLPGPDHRAISAEIGGVES; this is encoded by the coding sequence GTGAAGCAGGCGACCCGTTCCACCGGCAGAGTGGTCGTATTCGCCGGTGCGGCAGCACTTCTCACACTGATGTTGATAGGACACACCTGGATCCCCGATACCGATGGTCTGGGCGTCGCGATCGATACCGCGGCCCCCTGGTTGGGCGCGCTCATCCCGATACTGGCCGTGGTCGCGGTGCTGTGCCGCTGCCCCGCCGGTGCGGTCGCCGCCCTGGCCCCGCTGCTGGCCTGGACGTACCTGTTCGGCTCCTGGTGGGCGCCGGTTCCCGGCACGCACCCGGTATCGACCTCGGCGAGCGTGCGGATCGTCTCACAGAACCTGTTCGCCGCCAACACCACCCCGCTCGCCACGGCACGAGCCCTGGCGGCCATCGACGCGGACATCATCGCCGTGCAGGAGTTGGGTGGCACCAATCGTGAACCGGCCCTGCGGATCCTGGACGACATCTACCCGTATCGCACCGAATCCGGCACCGTCGGCCTGTGGAGCCGCTACCCGATCTCGGACACCACCCCCGTCGATGTGGGAGTCGACTGGCATCGCGGGCTGCGCACCCATATCACCACCCCCGCAGGCGATCTCGTCGTCTACGTGGTGCACCTGCCCTCCATCCGCCCGGGTGATACCGCCACCCGCAATCGCGGCCTCGCGCTACTGTCCCGCGAACTCACCGCCGATCGCGCCGAACATATCGTGGTGGCAGGGGATTTCAACACCGCCTCCACCGACCGGCACTGGACCGCCTTCGCCCCCGGCTACCGCGATATCCACTCCGGCGCGGCCTTCACCTGGCCCGCCGCCTTCCCACTCGCCCGGCTCGACCACATCCTGGTGCGTGGCCTGAAGATCACCGGCACCTCGGTCTCGCGACTGCCCGGCCCCGACCACCGCGCGATATCGGCCGAGATCGGCGGTGTCGAGTCATGA
- a CDS encoding ABC1 kinase family protein, whose protein sequence is MTVRRIGGADSGGNPPARRAVRNARLAALPIAFAGRRAAGLGKRALGRPASEVNLEIQRRTAQHFFEVLGELKGFAAKLGQILALYELGLSPELAEPYRIALSRLQDATPSMLPSTVHAVLAESLGPDWRAEFQCFEDRRAASATIGQVHRAVWRDGRTVAVKVMYPGAREAIRSDLEQVRRMSGLASVFVPNADIRALTEQLSECVTAELDFAAEARQQQVFATAFADDPDFRVPEVVAQRGDVIVSEWLDGIPLTRLIATGAQSERDRVGMLTLRFVLSAPERSGLLYCDPHPGNFRMLPDGRLGVVDFGACVPWPPPEFPLLVHDVADALFNGAPADLDNAMRRHGFADFETPFDVHALTEQLLPYTDLLRHDTFRADSIWLRKRVRAAMNPRLSNVNRQLTMPAFYTPFARSILTLLGLICQLGTTGPLRAEMLRWSPELAEVVQRHRAHTGGPADLTAARTRRAATAKRDAAAG, encoded by the coding sequence ATGACAGTTCGACGCATCGGGGGCGCGGACAGCGGCGGAAATCCGCCCGCCCGCAGGGCGGTTCGCAATGCCAGATTGGCGGCGCTGCCCATCGCGTTCGCGGGGCGGCGGGCCGCGGGCTTGGGCAAGCGCGCGCTCGGACGGCCCGCGAGCGAGGTGAATCTGGAGATTCAACGCCGCACCGCACAGCACTTCTTCGAGGTGCTCGGCGAATTGAAGGGCTTCGCCGCCAAACTGGGGCAGATTCTGGCCCTGTACGAGCTGGGGCTCTCGCCCGAGTTGGCCGAACCGTATCGAATCGCCTTGAGCCGCCTGCAGGACGCCACCCCGTCCATGCTCCCGAGCACCGTGCACGCGGTGCTGGCGGAGTCGCTCGGACCGGATTGGCGCGCCGAATTCCAGTGCTTCGAGGATCGGCGTGCCGCGTCGGCCACCATCGGCCAGGTGCATCGCGCGGTATGGCGTGACGGTCGCACGGTGGCCGTCAAGGTCATGTATCCGGGTGCGCGCGAGGCGATTCGGAGCGATCTGGAGCAGGTGCGGCGCATGTCCGGCCTGGCATCGGTCTTCGTGCCGAATGCCGATATCCGCGCACTCACCGAACAGCTCTCCGAATGTGTCACCGCCGAACTGGATTTCGCCGCCGAGGCCCGGCAGCAGCAGGTCTTCGCGACCGCCTTCGCCGATGATCCGGACTTCCGGGTGCCGGAGGTGGTGGCCCAGCGCGGCGATGTGATAGTCAGCGAATGGCTGGACGGCATCCCGCTCACCAGGCTCATCGCGACCGGCGCGCAGTCCGAACGAGATCGCGTGGGGATGCTGACGCTGCGCTTCGTACTCTCCGCACCCGAGCGGTCGGGACTGCTCTACTGTGATCCGCATCCGGGCAATTTCCGGATGCTCCCGGACGGCCGGCTCGGCGTGGTCGATTTCGGTGCGTGCGTGCCCTGGCCGCCGCCGGAGTTCCCGCTGCTGGTGCACGATGTCGCCGATGCCCTGTTCAATGGCGCTCCGGCCGATTTGGACAATGCCATGCGGCGGCACGGTTTCGCCGATTTCGAGACGCCCTTCGATGTGCACGCACTCACCGAACAGCTACTCCCTTATACCGATCTGCTGCGGCACGACACATTTCGCGCGGACAGCATCTGGCTGCGCAAGCGGGTGCGCGCGGCCATGAATCCGCGGTTGAGCAATGTGAATCGCCAGCTCACCATGCCCGCCTTCTACACTCCGTTCGCGCGCTCGATCCTCACCCTGCTGGGCCTGATCTGCCAGCTCGGTACCACCGGACCGCTGCGGGCCGAAATGCTGCGCTGGTCACCGGAGTTGGCGGAGGTGGTGCAGCGCCATCGCGCCCATACCGGCGGACCCGCCGACCTCACCGCGGCCCGAACGCGGCGGGCGGCCACCGCGAAGCGGGATGCCGCGGCCGGGTAA
- a CDS encoding HAMP domain-containing sensor histidine kinase: MKRLGLRGRIAVFFVLAMASALAGMGTAAYVVVGHELNSALDLGLRRQSTRIVRQFPVEPSVAAMSGACEYLAAPSCVQVVAADGTIESEHVPGYSLPVDAETRAVAAGSAQGYFTDITLDGYAMRMYTAPLRPGSAVQVAQRSETVDTGLRRTGIALMVAAAVGTLLAAVLGTVLARRALAPVAALTAAAERVARTRDPNQHIAITGHDELARLGTSVNTMLDELDTALRGERDSRAAQQRLIADASHELRTPLTALRTNIDLLRRAARLSPAQLDETVAALRVQSEELSGLVTDVIDLARADDPAAQCEPSEDLRLDTLVTERVEIARRHWTAIDFAVDSAPVTIAGVPARLARAVTNLLDNAAKFSPAGGTVRVTVRDRRLTVRDDGPGIAPEDAPHVFDRFYRAGSARTTPGHGLGLAIVAQVAQLHAAAVTVTSEPGRGAEFALTFPD, from the coding sequence GTGAAGCGGCTCGGGCTGCGCGGGCGGATCGCCGTATTCTTCGTGCTGGCAATGGCTTCGGCACTGGCGGGCATGGGCACCGCCGCCTACGTGGTGGTCGGGCACGAGCTGAACAGTGCGCTGGATCTGGGGCTGCGCCGCCAATCCACCCGTATCGTGCGGCAATTCCCGGTCGAGCCGTCGGTGGCGGCCATGTCCGGGGCATGCGAGTACCTGGCCGCGCCCAGTTGTGTACAGGTGGTGGCCGCCGACGGCACCATCGAGTCCGAACATGTGCCCGGGTATTCACTGCCGGTCGATGCCGAAACCCGTGCTGTCGCAGCGGGATCGGCGCAGGGCTACTTCACCGATATCACCCTCGACGGCTATGCCATGCGCATGTACACCGCGCCGCTGCGGCCCGGTAGCGCCGTGCAGGTGGCGCAGCGTTCGGAGACGGTCGATACCGGCCTGCGGCGCACCGGTATCGCGCTCATGGTCGCCGCCGCCGTGGGCACCCTGCTGGCCGCCGTCCTCGGCACCGTGCTGGCGCGGCGGGCGCTGGCACCGGTGGCGGCGCTCACCGCGGCGGCCGAGCGGGTGGCGCGAACCCGAGATCCCAACCAGCACATCGCCATTACCGGACATGATGAACTGGCCCGGCTCGGCACGAGCGTCAACACCATGCTGGACGAGCTGGATACCGCGCTGCGCGGGGAACGGGATTCCCGTGCGGCACAGCAGCGTTTGATCGCGGACGCCTCACACGAACTGCGCACTCCGCTCACCGCGCTGCGCACCAATATCGATCTGCTGCGCCGTGCGGCGCGCCTGTCCCCCGCCCAACTGGACGAGACGGTCGCCGCGCTGCGCGTGCAATCCGAGGAGCTCTCCGGGCTCGTCACCGATGTCATCGATCTCGCGCGCGCCGATGATCCGGCGGCCCAGTGTGAGCCATCGGAGGATCTGCGCCTCGATACCCTGGTGACCGAGCGCGTGGAGATCGCCCGAAGGCATTGGACCGCAATCGACTTCGCGGTCGATTCGGCACCGGTCACCATTGCGGGCGTTCCGGCCCGGCTGGCTCGGGCGGTCACCAACCTGCTCGACAACGCCGCCAAGTTCAGCCCGGCTGGCGGGACCGTGCGGGTGACGGTGCGCGACAGGCGGCTCACCGTCCGGGACGACGGGCCGGGTATCGCCCCCGAGGACGCGCCCCACGTATTCGACCGTTTCTATCGCGCCGGAAGCGCCCGCACCACCCCCGGCCACGGACTCGGGCTGGCCATCGTGGCCCAGGTCGCGCAACTGCATGCCGCCGCGGTCACCGTGACATCCGAACCGGGCCGCGGCGCGGAGTTCGCCCTCACCTTCCCAGACTGA
- a CDS encoding amino acid-binding protein, with amino-acid sequence MRQSEVHALACEVCGRLPHPRRTRLTLAKLAAVFPVELALHALVLHLELPYLAAVAILTITTTILVIWVVEPGAMRYLARWLHGPELNHRQRLDSAELLWRIRVRLDNTPGRLELLAKHLAYRRANILTVHVHHLEDGVLDELVVSTPADVGPPRLTNAIDRAGGIAVGIWPASALTLVDGQTRALGLAARVATDPEELPLVIAELLGAQYVSAVEPELLPSGTVLEIDPMTFVRAGDPFTPAEIARAHRLTDLARLAARQG; translated from the coding sequence ATGAGGCAATCCGAGGTCCATGCGCTGGCATGCGAAGTTTGCGGTCGTCTGCCCCATCCCCGTCGCACCCGGCTCACGCTCGCCAAGCTGGCCGCGGTGTTCCCCGTCGAATTGGCGCTGCACGCCCTCGTACTGCATCTGGAGCTGCCCTATCTGGCCGCCGTCGCCATTCTGACGATCACCACCACCATTCTCGTCATCTGGGTGGTGGAGCCGGGGGCCATGCGCTATCTCGCCCGCTGGCTGCACGGACCCGAGTTGAATCATCGCCAGCGCCTGGACAGCGCCGAACTGCTGTGGCGAATTCGCGTGCGCCTGGACAACACTCCGGGTCGTCTGGAGTTGCTGGCCAAACATCTGGCGTATCGCCGCGCGAATATTCTCACCGTGCATGTCCACCATCTCGAGGACGGCGTACTCGATGAGCTGGTGGTCTCGACCCCTGCCGATGTCGGACCGCCGCGACTGACCAATGCCATCGACCGCGCGGGCGGCATAGCGGTCGGCATCTGGCCCGCCTCCGCGCTGACGCTCGTCGACGGTCAGACCCGGGCGCTCGGACTCGCCGCGCGGGTGGCCACCGATCCGGAGGAGTTGCCCCTGGTCATCGCGGAATTGCTGGGCGCACAATATGTTTCGGCAGTTGAGCCCGAACTCCTACCGAGCGGAACGGTGCTGGAGATCGATCCGATGACCTTCGTACGCGCCGGGGACCCCTTTACCCCCGCCGAGATAGCCCGCGCGCATCGCCTCACCGATCTGGCTCGGTTGGCAGCACGGCAGGGCTGA
- a CDS encoding carboxylate-amine ligase: protein MDTLPTVGVEEEFLLVDPRTGAPVGKNADVARTAADLGIDMQLEIMRCQVETSTRIHTNSTDLLAELRELRRGAAACAEKNDAVLLAVAVPPTVSAELLPVTSTPRYRRIAEQFGRLAQEQGLCGCHVHVAIPDRAAALHVGNFLRPWLPLLLALTANSAIYHGDETGYASWRNILWRRWPSAGPPPHFDSVGEYDTSVETMLSLGVILDRKMVYWDVRPSVTFPTVEVRVSDVPATVEESVLLATLVRAAVMIAQRSAGAPEVAEDTLRAAYWRAAHGGMDGPAVDPSNGRIIPVRDLLAKLIDLIEPALNELGDLGFVTDALSTLLARGNGAHRQLAAFRARGETADVIEELAEATLYGCR, encoded by the coding sequence GTGGACACCCTGCCGACAGTCGGTGTCGAAGAGGAGTTTCTCCTCGTGGATCCGCGCACCGGCGCGCCGGTGGGCAAGAACGCCGACGTCGCACGAACCGCGGCGGATCTCGGCATAGATATGCAATTGGAGATCATGCGGTGCCAGGTGGAGACCAGCACCCGCATACATACGAATTCGACCGATCTGCTCGCGGAATTGCGGGAACTGCGGCGGGGGGCCGCGGCCTGCGCGGAGAAGAACGACGCGGTCCTGCTCGCCGTCGCCGTACCGCCCACCGTCTCGGCCGAGCTGCTCCCGGTGACCAGTACTCCGCGCTATCGCCGGATCGCCGAGCAGTTCGGCAGGCTGGCGCAGGAGCAGGGGTTGTGCGGCTGCCACGTGCACGTCGCGATCCCGGACCGCGCGGCGGCACTGCACGTCGGCAACTTCCTACGCCCTTGGCTCCCTTTGCTTTTGGCGCTCACCGCCAACTCCGCGATCTACCACGGCGACGAAACCGGTTATGCCAGTTGGCGAAATATTCTCTGGCGGCGCTGGCCCAGCGCCGGGCCACCGCCACACTTCGATTCGGTGGGGGAGTACGACACCTCGGTCGAGACCATGCTCTCGCTCGGGGTGATCCTGGATCGCAAAATGGTGTATTGGGATGTGCGCCCGTCGGTTACGTTCCCCACGGTGGAGGTACGGGTCAGCGATGTGCCCGCCACCGTCGAGGAGTCCGTGCTATTGGCCACCCTGGTGCGGGCGGCGGTGATGATCGCCCAGCGCAGTGCCGGTGCGCCCGAGGTCGCGGAAGACACACTGCGCGCGGCGTATTGGCGTGCGGCGCACGGAGGAATGGACGGTCCGGCCGTCGATCCGTCGAACGGCCGCATCATTCCGGTGCGGGATCTGCTGGCCAAACTCATCGATCTGATCGAACCCGCCCTGAACGAACTCGGTGATCTGGGCTTCGTCACCGACGCGCTGAGCACCCTGCTGGCGCGCGGCAACGGCGCGCATCGACAACTCGCCGCGTTTCGCGCGCGGGGCGAAACGGCAGATGTGATAGAAGAATTGGCGGAGGCCACCCTCTACGGCTGCCGCTGA
- a CDS encoding DUF1003 domain-containing protein, with product MTQQSPKPLQQHPAVVKIRERRAASMQLRLADRITKFAGSMRFVYIHAIGFAIWMLFFEESPWPTLTLVVSLEAIFLSTFVMIGQNRQAEFQQLKADHDFNQQELELKTNTELTRAIHHMTTELHRRLIDEATGGR from the coding sequence GTGACGCAGCAGTCGCCGAAGCCGCTTCAGCAGCACCCCGCTGTGGTCAAAATCCGCGAACGACGTGCCGCGAGTATGCAACTGCGACTGGCGGATCGGATCACCAAGTTCGCCGGGTCCATGCGGTTCGTCTACATCCATGCGATCGGGTTCGCCATCTGGATGCTCTTCTTCGAGGAGAGCCCCTGGCCCACGCTCACCCTGGTGGTGTCGCTGGAGGCGATCTTCCTGTCGACGTTCGTCATGATCGGCCAGAACCGGCAGGCGGAGTTCCAGCAGCTCAAGGCCGATCACGACTTCAATCAGCAGGAATTGGAGCTCAAGACCAATACCGAGCTGACCAGGGCTATTCATCATATGACGACCGAATTGCATCGGCGACTCATCGACGAGGCCACCGGCGGGCGGTGA
- a CDS encoding TfoX/Sxy family protein, which produces MAYDEKLADRIRDALGPMLPEVVEKKMFGGLAFLLGGNMAVAASGKGGLLVRVSPEHYTDLLVPGEVETMVMGGRETRGWLRVTAETVENDAALIEWVERGIAFAGSLPVKNGK; this is translated from the coding sequence ATGGCATATGACGAGAAACTGGCCGACCGGATTCGGGACGCACTGGGACCGATGCTTCCGGAGGTGGTCGAGAAGAAGATGTTCGGTGGCCTGGCTTTTCTCCTCGGCGGCAATATGGCGGTCGCCGCCAGCGGTAAGGGTGGGTTGCTGGTGCGGGTCTCACCCGAGCATTACACCGATCTGCTGGTACCCGGTGAGGTGGAGACCATGGTCATGGGCGGGCGTGAGACACGTGGCTGGCTTCGGGTCACCGCGGAGACCGTCGAGAACGATGCGGCGCTCATCGAATGGGTGGAGCGCGGTATCGCGTTCGCGGGCTCACTACCGGTGAAGAACGGCAAATAG